GTTCGTCGTCCAATCGCTCGGAGAGGTCGGGCTCGCGCAGGGCCGTGAGCGCGAACCCGGCGTCGAACAGCGGGTCGGTGAGCGCGTCGAGCGGTCGCCGGTGGAAGGTCGACGGGGCGGCGTCGTCGCCGCCGGTCCCATCCTGCTGTCCGTCGGGCACCGACCCGTTCCAGTAGAGGTCGTAGCGTTCGGTGTCGACGTAGGTCGACGACCCGGAGTCGGCGTCGACGGCCGGACGAGCGTCGAGCCCGTCGATGGCCCGGGTGTCGGGATAGGACGCCTCGCGGGCGACGAGGTACTCGTGGAAGGGGTGGTGGGTCGAGCAGACGACCGAGCCGCCGGGGCGGACCAGGCGGGCGAACGCCGCGGCGACGGGTTCGAGATCGGGGAGGTGCGAGAGGACGTGCTGGCAGAGCACGAGGTCGAATCCGTCGTCGTCGAGGAAGTCGAGGCCCGTCGCGAGGTCGCCGCGGCGGAACTCGATGCGGTCGCGGTCGCCGTAGCGTTCGCGCGCGGTCTCGATCATTCCCGCGCTCGCGTCGACGCCGACCACGTCGGCGCCGCGGTCGGCGAGCGCGGCGGCGTGGGTGCCGTCGCCGCAGCCGGCGTCGAGGACGCGCTTCCCGCCGAGGTCCGGGAGCAGTTCGTCGACGGTTGGCCACAGCACCTGTGCGCGCCACGGGACCGCGGCGTAGTCGCTCCAGTCGTCGG
The window above is part of the Halosimplex rubrum genome. Proteins encoded here:
- a CDS encoding class I SAM-dependent methyltransferase, whose product is MSDHYDDLADDWSDYAAVPWRAQVLWPTVDELLPDLGGKRVLDAGCGDGTHAAALADRGADVVGVDASAGMIETARERYGDRDRIEFRRGDLATGLDFLDDDGFDLVLCQHVLSHLPDLEPVAAAFARLVRPGGSVVCSTHHPFHEYLVAREASYPDTRAIDGLDARPAVDADSGSSTYVDTERYDLYWNGSVPDGQQDGTGGDDAAPSTFHRRPLDALTDPLFDAGFALTALREPDLSERLDDELLEEVADLAERPPRSLCLRADLR